Part of the Novipirellula artificiosorum genome, ACCTGGCTATCATCGCGGCGATCGCGATGTGTCGATGCGGCGGGCTGGTGGATGCCCATGCAGCCGAGCGTCCCAATATCATTTTCCTCTTCGCCGACGATCTTGGCTGGGGGGACTTAAGCTGTTATGGCCAAGATCGCGTCAAGACGCCGAACCTGGATCGATTGGCTCAGCAAGGCACTCTGTTTACGAACTTTTATGTTGCTGGCTCCGTCTGCTCGCCGAGTCGAACCGGGATCATGACAGGACAGTATCCCGCTCGGCATCGAGTGTTTGGGCATTTCGCCGCCGAGGCTTCGAATGCGAAACGCGAGATGCCCAATGCACTCGATCCAGACATCATGACCTTAACCGATCTGTTGAAGGACGCCGGATACCGGACTGCTCATTTTGGTAAGTGGCACCTGGGGAACGTGTCACCTGAGGAGTACGGGGTGGGTGCGTTTCGGACGGAATCCCATACGAACATCCCGGATCGAGGGCGACTTGATATTTGGAACCCTCCGAATCGCCCCAAGTGCACCGCCGATATCCTCGACGCAGCTTTGGAGTTTATGGATTCGCAACAGGCAACTTCCGAGCCGTTTTTCCTGAATGCCTGGTTCTCGGATCCTCACGCGACGTTGAACCCATCGCTCGAACAGCTCGAACGCGTCAAGCAGTTTGCGCCCAAGGGGGTCGATTTTTACGGTGTCGCTCAAGTCTTCTACGCTTGCGTCGTGGAAATGGACCGACAAATTGGCCGGTTTCTCGACGAGCTCGATGCTCGCGGGCTCAGCGAGAACACACTCGTGATCTTTTCAAGCGACAATGGCCCCGAAGACTTCCAAATCGGCAACTCGGCTCATAGCGGCGTGGGTTGTACGGGACCGTTTCGCGGGCGGAAACGAAGCATCTACGAAGGTGGCATTCGTACGCCATTCTTGCTTCGTTGGCCCGGCAAGGTACCCCCTGGGAAAGTCAACGACACCTCGATCGTCAACGGTATCGATTTGCTGCCCACCCTTGCTGCAATTGCCGAAGCCGATATTCCAGCATCCCTCGAACTTGACGGCGAAAACATGCTCGATGTCTGGTTGGGAAAAGATCGGCAACGCAGTCGCCCCCTTTTTTGGGAGTGGCGCTATCGCGTGTTTGGTCACCCCTACAACCAACCACCGCGGCTGGCGGTTCGCGAGGGTGACTTCAAGCTGCTGATCAACCCTGACCAAAGTCGCGTCGAGCTCTACAACTTGAGACGAGATCCCGGCGAAAGAGACAATATCGCGTCCGAGCACAGGGAAAAGGTCAACCAGTTGCAAGCCATGCTACTGAATTGGAACGAAAGCCTGCCTAAGTCTCCGGTCGAACCGGTCGCCGGAAAAGCAAACTGGCGTTGGCCCCAGTAGGCGGTTCCCCTTTTTTTGAGGTAGCCAGCCGATTAAGGGCGAGCCCTCGACCGAGTGTCTCTCGAAATGCTGCCCCGAGCACAGGACCCAGCTGGGCGACGCCAATCCCGGGATCCGCGGGACAGGATCCCGGGATTGGGAAATTTATCCGGTCTGCACACGCCCACGGCCCGCGGACTATAATGAAGGCCCTTTCGCCAACATTGTCTCCAACTTGGATCTCGAATTTCCAATGAAACGATACGCCATTGCTCCATTGTTGATCATCGCTTCTTTGATCCCTTGCATCAGCTCTGCTCAATTCGAAGGAATGAAGTACCGGATTCCTTCGGATGCAAATAGCTTGGTGCTGATCAATGCCGAAAAGCTGTTCGGATCACCGGTTGCGGATCGAGAACGTTGGGCTGCTCGACGCAAAGCCGCGTTTGAATCGGGAATCTCCGCATTGCCACCCGATGCCACCGAGGTGTTGATGGCAGGGCGTCTTGACCATGAATTTGGCGAGACCGTGTGGGAAATGTCGATGGTGAAATTGCAGGGAGAGCGCAATGTCTCCTCGGTGGCTCAGCGATTCGGCGGCACCATGGATACGATTGACGGCCGATCTGCGGTCCGATTACCGGATGATCATTATGTCGTTCAAATCATGAGCAATCTGCTGGGGTCGTACACGCCTGCGAATCGCCAAGACGTTACGCGCTGGTTGAAGTCGACCAATACCACCTCGGGATCTCCGCTACCGGAATATCTAGAGCAAGCATTCGTATATGCTTCCAAAGTTGGTACTCCGATCGTGATGGCGTTGGACTTGGAAGGCGTCGTTTCGCCCGCCAAAATCAAGGCAGGGTTTGGTCAATTCGAATCCTTGAAAGCTTCGGGAATTTCACCCGATGCATTCGCAAAATTGATGCAAGGTGCCAAAGGGGTTACCTTGGGGATCACCGCCGGAGACGACACCCTTGGCGCGATTCGCGTCGATTTCTCCCAGTCACCGGAGATCCTTGGCAAGGTTGGAAAAGACTTGCTGATCGAGGTTTTGCAAAAGCAAGGCGTCATGATTGAGGATGTTCACGATTGGAGTCCTTCGATCAATGGAAACACCTTTTTGCTTCGCGGCAAGCTTTCCAGCAATGGAGCTCGCCGTGTAATGAGCGTTTTGGCGCTGCCTCCGACCCTCGCCGATTCGATGAACGAAGCGATGTCCCCTGGATCGGATCCCGAAGGGACTGCAAAACGAATCGCGTCACAACAGTATTTCCAGTCGATCACGACGCTTCTAGACGACTTGCATGAGAAGCCAAAACGTGACCACGCACAAACGTTCGGCCAAGCCGCGGTTTGGTATGATCGCTACGCTCGCAAAATCGACCAACTACCGATTCTCAACGTGGACGAGCAATTGCTCGATTTTGGTTTTCAATGTTCGACGGCCCTCCGCAATGCCGAAATGGCGATGAAGGGCGTGGGAATGCGTTCGTCCGTTCGAACGGCCAGCAACAATCCGTCCGTAGGCGCATCCGTCTCGAGCTATGGAGGCGGCTACCGCGGCGGCTACGGATATGGCGGCGGCTATTACGGTCCATCCGCGCCGGTGGTCGGCGTCAATTCGTTCAATGCAACCATGATGGAAAAAGGACGCTCCGATGCGATCATTCGTGGCCAAGAGCGGACCGCAGGAGCAGCATCGGTTCAGCAGATTTGGCAGGCTATTGACCAAGCAACCGCTTCGATCCGCCGCGATATGGTCCAAAAGTACAGCGCGGATTTCTAGCAAAACCCGTTGCGTGATGGAGCACAAGGTTGGGTTCATAGGGCGTGTGGCAGTCAACCTGCCACAGCCGCCCGACCACCTTTCCATATTTCTTGCGAACCTGCGACACTCGAAAAGGGTCTAGTGGACCGTCAAGGTTAGAACTGCGAGTTGGGACGTTGTGGACTTCGCCAGAAGTCCCTAAGAACATTTGAGTTACAGATTTCTGGCGAAATCCACTACCCTAAAATTTGCTTCCTTAGAAGAATCTGTGGGTGAATTTTGACTCTGGCAGCGCGCCAAGGTTGTGATAGAGCCCTGTTTCGTAAGCTTCTTGGGTGCGAAAACCTTAGGATTTTCTGGTAATCCGTTTTCGCTTGTTGTTAAAACCTTCTCCAACGCCGGATGACAACGTCCCTCCGGCTCGAAACCAGTTCAGTAGCAACTCGCGTTTCTTGCGGAGCGTCGTTGCTAAATCCTTCATCGGATCGATTTTGCTTCTCATCGCGCGAGTACACCAAGCATCAAGAAACTTACCTGCCGATGCATGACGTGAAAACGGTCCAGGATACGAATCGCGTGAGGGCCCTTCTTGGCAATCACTTTCAAGTACGCCTGCCACATGTCACTGCAAACAATTGGATGTCTGCTCTCCTTCCTATTGAGGATTTCCCAGTCAAACGGGAGGCAGGCTCTGCTGCGGAGCAACCTACCGAGAGATAACTGGGCCAGGAAGGGAAGAGTTTCCGCTGGGAAAGGGTCGAACGAGCGTGTCTTTCCGGGGTTTCTTTTTGGGCTTCGAGATGGAATGACGCTGAACACCTTCTTTCTGCCCTGAAATGCCTTAAAAAACCGGGGGATCGGAATGAAGATGGCAAAAAGCTACCGACCCATTGCGTGGGAGAGCCAAATGGTTTGGATGAGCCCCTTCCGCCCCTCGACTCGAACTCATTTTTCTTCCAATGGCGCCATTCAAGGCGACAGAACTCACCCAAATCGGATATCTTTTTTGAATGGATGTATCAACAGAATTAACGGATCGGCTGCTCCGTCTACTCAGCACGCCACAATACCGACCCAGCAAACCGAAGCAAATTGCCACGCAATTGAAGCTCGACGCGGACGAAACCAAAGAGCTACGGCGAGTGGTCAAGCAATTGGTTCTCGAAGGCCGCGTCGTTTACGGCTCCAATCACCTCGTCGTTCCCGCGGGTGCCTTCACTGGCGAGCCCGACCTCGTGCGAGGCACTTTCCGGCGTGCGATGGGGGGTGGTTTCGGTTTCGTGCGTCCCGGCGACCATGAAAACGAGAACGAGGTTGCCGAACATCTGTTCGTGCCGCCGGGATCGACACTCGGCGCCCTTGAAGGCGATTTGGTGGAAGTGCGTGTGCGTCCAAGCCGGAAAGGGGGCGAGGAAGCGGTCGTCGTTGAGATCCTTCAACGAGCTCGGAGACAATTCACTGGCACGTTTCGAATGTCTGGGGGCAAGCCTGCGGTCCTGCTCGATGGCACTCCCTACCACCAACCGGTTTCGGTTGGCGATGTTCGCGGTTTACCCATTTCCGACGAGGATAAGGTCTTCGTCGAAATGGTCGAGTTTCCAGACGACCGTGGAAACGGTGGCGAAGCCGTGATCTTGGAGCGGCTTGGAAGCGGCAATAATCCTGAGATCGATACGCTGCTGATCATGCGTCAGTACGGATTGCCGGATACGTTCCCCGAAAAGGTGCTCAACGAAGCACGCCAACAAGCCGACGCGTTCAACGACACATCGGTTCCCGAGCATCGCAAAGACTTAACCGGTTTACTGACGATCACGATCGACCCGTTCGATGCTCGTGACTTTGATGATGCGATTTCGCTGCAGCGGGAAACCGATCGGTGGCGGCTTTGGGTCCATATTGCCGACGTCAGCAGCTTCCTTCCGGTTGGCAGTGAACTCGATGAGGAGGCCAAGAACCGGGCGACGAGCGTTTACCTGCCCGATCGTGTGGTGCCGATGATTCCTGAAATCATCAGCAACCACTTGGCGAGCTTACAGCCCGACCAGATCCGGCTTGTGAAAACGGTCGAGATCGAAATGCTCGACGATTTGACGATCACGCATACCGAAGTTCACAATGCCGCGATCCGCAGCGACAAGCGACTCAACTACGAGCAGGTGGACCAATTCTTGGCCGATCCCCAACGGCATGTCGAATCGTGGGGCGCCCCCATTTGCGATTTGCTTTCGCGTATGCATACGCTTGCGATGAAGATGCGAAAGGCAAGGTTCAAAGCTGGATCGTTATCGCTCGACATGCCTGACACGAAATTGATTTTTGACAAGGCCGGCAAAGTGAAAGGGGCCTACCTCGTCGACAACACCGAAAGCCATCAGCTGATTGAAGAATTCATGTTGGCCGGGAATCAAGCCGTTGCGACCTGGCTTGATGATTTGGAATTGAACTTCTTACATCGCATTCATGAGGCCCCACAACGACGCAAGCTGCGAGCATTGCAGATCTTTGTACGCGATCTTGGACTCGATGTCGGATCGGTGGAAAGCCGTTTTGAAATTCAAAAAGTGCTCGATCTCGTTGCCGGCACACCGCTCGAACAAGCGGTCAATTTCGCTGTACTTAAATCGATGAACAAAGCCGTCTATGGTCCGCAGCGTGAAGGGCACTATGCACTCGACATGCAACACTATTGTCACTTTACCAGCCCGATTCGTCGCTACCCCGACTTGACCGTTCATCGATTGGTTCAAAAACTGCTGGAAGGCAAGAAGACGCCCGACGATCCCTTCCCGATGCTATTGAAGCTTGGCCATCACTGCAGCGACATGGAGCGAAACGCCCAACAGGCAGAACGGGAATTGATTGAATTGAAGCTTCTTCACTTCTTGAAGAAGAAGGTGGGTGAATCACTCGAAGCGGTCATCAGCCGGGTGTTTGCCGACGGTATCGATGCCCGATGCATCAAGCTTCCCGTCGATGGCTTCTTGCCGGTCACGTCGTTACCGCAAGACAACTATCGCTTTGAGCGAACCAGCCAGCAATTGGTCGGTTTCAAAGAAGGAAATCGTTTCCGTCTAGGCGACCAACTGACCGTTCGCATCGCGAAAGTGGATTTGCAGGAACGCCAACTCTTTGTCGATTTGGTGAAAAACCATTCTTCGAGACAAGACGCAGCCGTGAAGAAATCGGCAAAGTCAACCAGCTCAAAGTACAAAACCAAACGCAAGAAGGATCGTCGCGAAAGCAAGAAACGTCGCAAGCGGTAAGCACGCTTGATGCTGACTCGGCAACACGATCACATCGTTCCAACATGGCGATTTATCGCACCAGCCACGGTACTCGGATCGACGCAGACTCGATTCGACGGCTTGTAGCATGGCCTCATAAGAAGGGAAGATTCGCTGCTGGAATTCCTAGCGCCGCGGCGTTAGGATAACACTTCGCTAGTGGGACAACATCTGAAAAGCATGACGAGGTACATCCAACGATGCAGACAAACCCGGGGATCTATTTTTTGAGTCTTTTGTTGACTGCCGTCGCTTCGCTCGGACTGGCTGGCGAACCGACCTGGGTGCGGAGAAGCAGCAACACCGGCGACCTTGCCGCGCCGAATGCGGGCAGCCAGCAAACGTGCTGTGTGGTCGCCGATCTGGATGGTGACGGCATGGACGATTTCGTGGTAGGCGAACGGACCAAGACACCCTCCATCGTTTGGTACAAGAATCGCGGCCAGAGCTGGGACAAGTTCGTGATCGACGATCAGCCCCGGAAGCCGGAAGCGGGCGGTGTCTGCTTTGACATCGACGGCGACGGCGACCAAGACTTGGTATTCGGGCAGGATTCGAGCGGCTCGGAAATCTGGTGGTGGGAGAATCCGTGCCCTGATTTCACGAAGCCATGGCTGCGGCGATTGATCAAGCAAGACGGCGCTCGGCAATACCACGACCAAACCGCAGGCGACTTCGACGGCGACGGAAAAATCGAATTCGTGACTTGGAACCAGCGGGCCAAGCAGTTGTTAATGTTCGAGGTGCCCGAGGATCCTCGATCCGCTGGGCCGTGGCCCAGCACCGTGATTTTTCAGTGGGACCAAGGCCCGCCGGCGGAAGGCTTCCCATCGATCCCGGTCGACATCGACTCGGATGGACAGATCGACATTGTCGGTGGCGGACGGTGGTTCAAGTACCAGGGTGGTGGCAAATTCGATCCGCACGTGATCGACGACAAAATGCGGTTCACTCAGTGTGCCGCCGGGCAATTGGTTGCAGGGGGCCGCCCTGAGGTCGTCTTTTCGCCGGGTGACGCAGACGGCGACGCCAAATGGTACGAATGGAAGGACGGTAAATGGGTGGCCCATTCACTCGGGTTCGTGATTCACGGTCATACCTGTGAAGTCCGCGACGTGAACGGCGATGGCAACCCTGATATCTTCATCGGCGAGATGGGCAGCCCCGGCGCGGGGGACAAGGCCAAGGCCTTCGTCTGGTACGGTGATAGCCAAGGCGAATTCCGCAAGACGATCGTCAGCGAAGGCCAAGGCATCCACGAAGGCCTGCTCTCCGACTTGGACGGCGACGGCGATCTCGACATTCTGATGAAGCCGTACCATCACAACTCGCCACGAATCGATATCCTGCTGAACACGCCGTAAGCCGGCGATGAACTTAGCCAGCAGCGTCACCAAACTCGTGCATTTTGATGTTTTTCGCAGGCCGGGACGTGGCCTGGCAAAGCCAAATTGACGCGACGCGACAAACTTCGCGACCTCATCCAGTCGCTGGTTTCTGCGCGACGCACCGATCCGCCACGAACGAATCGTAGCCTGGACCGACTTGGTGATCGAAAAAGTGCTCTGCCGACGTCGGCAGGTCGCGGAAAGTACCGCAAATCACGGTGTTCTAAACAAGTGAGAGTGCTGGGACTCGAACCCAGGACCAACGGATTAAAAGTCCGTTGCTCTACCGACTGAGCTACACTCTCATGATGTGATTAACGCCTTGGTGGTGACCGAAAAAAACAAACCCGAAGCAACACCGTTGTTGCCCGGGTTGAAATTTTTTGGCCGATCGATACCTATGGAGTATCACCAACCAAGCGGAGCGGACAGGATTCGAACCTGCGGAACCAATTTCTCGGTTCACCGATTTAGCAAACCGGCGCTTTCGACCACTCAGCCACCGCTCCTTCTTTTCCCTGATGCATGTCCCGCGAACGGGCATGACTTGTTTTCGGTTGCTACTCCAGTCGAGCAAGGCAGATTGTGCTGAATTCTCTCCAGAAACGCAACCCACAGTGAAACCTTTTTCATCATCACCCGATTTATGACGTTTGACGCTAGAATGTCCTCGTGACGGGCGTTGAAAAGCCGTGCTTCACCCCTCTTGCGG contains:
- a CDS encoding ribonuclease R family protein, with the protein product MDVSTELTDRLLRLLSTPQYRPSKPKQIATQLKLDADETKELRRVVKQLVLEGRVVYGSNHLVVPAGAFTGEPDLVRGTFRRAMGGGFGFVRPGDHENENEVAEHLFVPPGSTLGALEGDLVEVRVRPSRKGGEEAVVVEILQRARRQFTGTFRMSGGKPAVLLDGTPYHQPVSVGDVRGLPISDEDKVFVEMVEFPDDRGNGGEAVILERLGSGNNPEIDTLLIMRQYGLPDTFPEKVLNEARQQADAFNDTSVPEHRKDLTGLLTITIDPFDARDFDDAISLQRETDRWRLWVHIADVSSFLPVGSELDEEAKNRATSVYLPDRVVPMIPEIISNHLASLQPDQIRLVKTVEIEMLDDLTITHTEVHNAAIRSDKRLNYEQVDQFLADPQRHVESWGAPICDLLSRMHTLAMKMRKARFKAGSLSLDMPDTKLIFDKAGKVKGAYLVDNTESHQLIEEFMLAGNQAVATWLDDLELNFLHRIHEAPQRRKLRALQIFVRDLGLDVGSVESRFEIQKVLDLVAGTPLEQAVNFAVLKSMNKAVYGPQREGHYALDMQHYCHFTSPIRRYPDLTVHRLVQKLLEGKKTPDDPFPMLLKLGHHCSDMERNAQQAERELIELKLLHFLKKKVGESLEAVISRVFADGIDARCIKLPVDGFLPVTSLPQDNYRFERTSQQLVGFKEGNRFRLGDQLTVRIAKVDLQERQLFVDLVKNHSSRQDAAVKKSAKSTSSKYKTKRKKDRRESKKRRKR
- a CDS encoding sulfatase family protein codes for the protein MFKPSFANLAIIAAIAMCRCGGLVDAHAAERPNIIFLFADDLGWGDLSCYGQDRVKTPNLDRLAQQGTLFTNFYVAGSVCSPSRTGIMTGQYPARHRVFGHFAAEASNAKREMPNALDPDIMTLTDLLKDAGYRTAHFGKWHLGNVSPEEYGVGAFRTESHTNIPDRGRLDIWNPPNRPKCTADILDAALEFMDSQQATSEPFFLNAWFSDPHATLNPSLEQLERVKQFAPKGVDFYGVAQVFYACVVEMDRQIGRFLDELDARGLSENTLVIFSSDNGPEDFQIGNSAHSGVGCTGPFRGRKRSIYEGGIRTPFLLRWPGKVPPGKVNDTSIVNGIDLLPTLAAIAEADIPASLELDGENMLDVWLGKDRQRSRPLFWEWRYRVFGHPYNQPPRLAVREGDFKLLINPDQSRVELYNLRRDPGERDNIASEHREKVNQLQAMLLNWNESLPKSPVEPVAGKANWRWPQ
- a CDS encoding transposase; the protein is MFSVIPSRSPKRNPGKTRSFDPFPAETLPFLAQLSLGRLLRSRACLPFDWEILNRKESRHPIVCSDMWQAYLKVIAKKGPHAIRILDRFHVMHRQVSFLMLGVLAR
- a CDS encoding FG-GAP repeat domain-containing protein encodes the protein MQTNPGIYFLSLLLTAVASLGLAGEPTWVRRSSNTGDLAAPNAGSQQTCCVVADLDGDGMDDFVVGERTKTPSIVWYKNRGQSWDKFVIDDQPRKPEAGGVCFDIDGDGDQDLVFGQDSSGSEIWWWENPCPDFTKPWLRRLIKQDGARQYHDQTAGDFDGDGKIEFVTWNQRAKQLLMFEVPEDPRSAGPWPSTVIFQWDQGPPAEGFPSIPVDIDSDGQIDIVGGGRWFKYQGGGKFDPHVIDDKMRFTQCAAGQLVAGGRPEVVFSPGDADGDAKWYEWKDGKWVAHSLGFVIHGHTCEVRDVNGDGNPDIFIGEMGSPGAGDKAKAFVWYGDSQGEFRKTIVSEGQGIHEGLLSDLDGDGDLDILMKPYHHNSPRIDILLNTP
- a CDS encoding transposase, whose translation is MRSKIDPMKDLATTLRKKRELLLNWFRAGGTLSSGVGEGFNNKRKRITRKS